GGTGATGCGGATGCCGGATCCCGGCACCTTATATTTGCGGTTGAGCGCGATCAGGACGGAGGTCAGCCCCTCGGCCACCACCGAATTGCACAAGGGCCCGGCATTCCAGGCGCGCAGGCCGATTTCCTGCGCCAGTTCGACCACCTGGTCCGCCGCCTCGCTGTCGTCGGCGCAGACCAGCACGTCGCACTCGATCTCCTCGTCCAGCTTGGTCAAATGATGCGCGCTGATATTCTGGAAGGCGGACACGACGCGAACGCCATCGCCCAGCATCTTCTGCACCGCCTCGACCGCCGATCCGCCTTCGGGCAACTGCACCCGGCTGACCTTGGGCGGCACCAGTGGCACGGTCACGTCGATCAATATCTTGCCCGCCAGCG
The sequence above is drawn from the Sphingobium sp. AP49 genome and encodes:
- the npdG gene encoding NADPH-dependent F420 reductase is translated as MQNEALATIAVLGGTGKEGGGLALRWAHKGHKVIIGSRTAERAQEAADAMNATLGGSSVVGAANPDAAAQADIIVLAVPYAAQQSTVKDVADALAGKILIDVTVPLVPPKVSRVQLPEGGSAVEAVQKMLGDGVRVVSAFQNISAHHLTKLDEEIECDVLVCADDSEAADQVVELAQEIGLRAWNAGPLCNSVVAEGLTSVLIALNRKYKVPGSGIRITGV